In Streptomyces sp. NBC_01717, one DNA window encodes the following:
- a CDS encoding biliverdin-producing heme oxygenase, translating to MDATAATTPFSTLIRTASHEQHTEAETSTFMSDLLGGRLGVVAYTRYTEQLWFVYRALEEGAEALRTDPVAGPFIQPELMRTAELERDLAHLRGADWRRGLEPLPATAAYADRVTECAHTWSAGYVAHHYTRYLGDLSGGQIIRDRAEKTWGFARKGDGVRFYVFEEIANPALFKRGYRELLDAVDADELEKKRIVDECRRAFALNTAVFRELGEAFPRSA from the coding sequence TTGGACGCAACAGCCGCCACCACGCCCTTCTCGACACTGATCCGCACGGCGTCGCACGAGCAGCACACCGAGGCGGAGACCTCGACCTTCATGAGCGACCTGCTGGGCGGGCGGCTCGGAGTGGTTGCGTACACGCGCTACACCGAGCAACTGTGGTTCGTCTACCGGGCGCTGGAGGAAGGCGCGGAGGCGCTGCGCACCGACCCGGTCGCCGGTCCGTTCATACAGCCGGAGCTGATGCGCACCGCGGAGCTGGAACGCGATCTGGCGCATCTTCGCGGTGCGGACTGGCGCAGGGGCCTGGAGCCACTGCCCGCGACGGCCGCGTACGCCGACCGGGTCACCGAGTGCGCGCACACCTGGTCCGCCGGATACGTCGCGCACCACTACACCCGCTATCTCGGGGATCTCTCCGGCGGCCAGATCATCCGCGACAGGGCGGAGAAGACCTGGGGCTTCGCGCGCAAGGGCGACGGTGTCCGGTTCTATGTCTTCGAGGAGATAGCCAACCCCGCCTTGTTCAAGCGGGGTTACCGCGAGCTGCTGGACGCGGTGGACGCGGACGAGCTGGAGAAGAAGCGGATCGTCGACGAGTGCCGGCGCGCGTTCGCGCTGAACACGGCGGTGTTCCGGG
- the map gene encoding type I methionyl aminopeptidase, with amino-acid sequence MSGQSLLAPGEITPIRSVPGNIRRPEYVGKPAPAPYTGPEIQDADTVERMRVAGRIAAQAMAEAAKHIAPGVTTDELDRVAHEFMCDHGAYPSTLGYRGFPKSLCSSLNEVICHGIPDSTVLRDGDIVNLDVTAYINGVHGDNNATYLCGAVDEESRLLVERTEESLNRAIKAVRPGRQINVIGRVIESYAKRFGYGVVRDFTGHGINSSFHSGLIIPHYDSPHATTVMQPGMTFTIEPMLTLGTHQYDMWDDGWTVVTKDRKRTAQFEHTLVVTETGAEILTLP; translated from the coding sequence ATGTCTGGCCAGTCGCTGCTCGCACCAGGGGAGATCACTCCCATCCGTTCCGTACCGGGAAATATCCGGCGCCCCGAGTACGTGGGCAAGCCGGCTCCTGCGCCGTACACCGGCCCGGAAATCCAGGACGCCGACACCGTCGAGCGCATGCGCGTCGCCGGCCGGATCGCCGCACAGGCGATGGCCGAGGCCGCGAAGCACATCGCTCCGGGCGTCACGACGGACGAACTCGACCGCGTCGCCCACGAGTTCATGTGCGATCACGGCGCATATCCGTCGACACTCGGCTACCGCGGCTTCCCCAAGTCGCTCTGCTCGTCGCTCAACGAGGTCATCTGCCACGGCATCCCGGACTCCACGGTGCTGCGCGACGGCGACATCGTGAACCTCGACGTCACCGCGTACATCAACGGTGTGCACGGCGACAACAACGCCACCTATCTCTGCGGTGCCGTGGACGAGGAGTCCCGGCTGCTCGTGGAGCGCACCGAGGAGTCCCTGAACCGCGCCATCAAGGCGGTCCGCCCCGGGCGCCAGATCAATGTGATCGGGCGGGTCATCGAGTCGTACGCCAAGCGCTTCGGGTACGGCGTGGTCCGGGACTTCACCGGGCACGGGATCAATTCGTCGTTCCACTCCGGTCTGATCATTCCGCACTACGACAGCCCGCACGCGACCACCGTGATGCAGCCCGGCATGACATTCACCATCGAGCCGATGCTGACGCTCGGGACGCACCAGTACGACATGTGGGACGACGGCTGGACCGTGGTGACGAAGGACCGCAAGCGCACCGCCCAGTTCGAGCACACGCTGGTGGTGACGGAGACGGGCGCCGAGATCCTGACCCTTCCCTGA
- a CDS encoding MFS transporter → MTSATALPARLSALLPDLSPWRSSADFRLLWVQGLVTYFGSFMALIALPLQIKELTGSPLAVGAMGAVELVPLVVFGLYGGALADSADRRKVILGTEAGLGLLALVLLVNAAMPDPMLWPLYLVAGGVSALAGLQRPALDSLIARIVPHDQLTAAAALNSLRWQFGAITGPAVAGLVVAYAGHATAYTVTVVTFTVSVLLCLRLAPAPPAEHARKPSLRGIAEGARYAWSRPVLLGTYAIDLAAMFFAFPNTIFPFLADELDAEWSLGLMYAAGSVGSLVLGLTSGWTSRVRRHGLFVVFGAAAWGLAIAAAGWFSNVWLVLVCLAVAGAGDMLSGLGRSTIWNQTIPEELRGRLAGIEVLSYSVGPQLGQVRAGAMAGWTGTRTAIWTGGVACVASVALLAAALPKLLTYDSETDADAVRRRQSSPSGV, encoded by the coding sequence GTGACCTCTGCCACCGCCCTGCCCGCCAGGCTCTCCGCACTCCTGCCCGATCTCTCGCCCTGGCGTTCCTCGGCCGACTTCCGGCTGCTGTGGGTCCAGGGCCTGGTCACCTATTTCGGCAGCTTCATGGCGCTGATCGCGCTGCCGCTCCAGATCAAGGAGCTCACCGGTTCGCCGCTCGCCGTCGGCGCGATGGGTGCGGTGGAGCTGGTGCCGCTGGTTGTCTTCGGTCTGTACGGCGGGGCGCTCGCCGACTCCGCGGACCGCCGCAAGGTGATCCTGGGCACCGAGGCGGGGCTGGGGCTGCTCGCGCTCGTCCTCCTGGTGAATGCCGCGATGCCCGACCCGATGCTCTGGCCGCTCTATCTCGTCGCGGGCGGCGTCTCCGCGCTCGCCGGGCTCCAGCGGCCCGCGCTGGACTCCCTGATCGCCCGGATCGTGCCGCACGACCAGCTCACCGCGGCCGCCGCGCTGAACTCGCTGCGCTGGCAGTTCGGCGCGATCACCGGCCCGGCGGTGGCGGGTCTGGTGGTGGCCTATGCGGGGCACGCCACGGCGTACACGGTCACCGTGGTCACGTTCACCGTCTCCGTGCTCCTCTGTCTGCGGCTTGCGCCCGCGCCGCCCGCCGAGCACGCACGGAAGCCGTCGCTGCGGGGCATCGCCGAGGGGGCGAGGTACGCCTGGAGCCGGCCGGTGCTGCTGGGGACGTACGCGATCGACCTGGCGGCGATGTTCTTCGCCTTCCCTAACACGATCTTCCCGTTCCTGGCGGACGAGCTGGACGCCGAATGGTCACTGGGGTTGATGTACGCGGCGGGGTCGGTCGGCTCGCTGGTGCTTGGCCTGACCAGCGGCTGGACGTCACGGGTGCGGCGGCACGGGCTGTTCGTGGTGTTCGGGGCGGCGGCCTGGGGGCTGGCTATCGCGGCGGCCGGGTGGTTCAGCAATGTGTGGCTGGTGCTGGTCTGCCTGGCGGTGGCGGGCGCGGGCGACATGCTCAGCGGTCTGGGCCGCTCCACGATCTGGAACCAGACCATCCCGGAGGAGTTGCGCGGCCGGCTGGCGGGCATCGAGGTGCTTTCGTACAGCGTGGGACCGCAGCTGGGCCAGGTACGGGCGGGCGCGATGGCGGGCTGGACGGGCACGCGGACCGCGATCTGGACGGGCGGGGTTGCGTGCGTGGCCTCGGTCGCGCTGCTGGCTGCGGCGCTGCCGAAGCTCCTCACGTACGACTCCGAGACGGACGCGGACGCGGTGCGGCGCCGGCAGTCCAGCCCCTCCGGTGTGTGA
- the npdG gene encoding NADPH-dependent F420 reductase, translated as MTTNDSGSAPKPPAKDPWDLPDVSGLTVGVLGGTGPQGRGLAYRLARAGQKVIIGSRAADRARTAAAELGLGVEGADNAECARRSDVVIVAVPWDGHAKTLESLRDELAGKLVIDCVNPLGFDKQGAYALKPEEGSAAEQAAALLPESRVTAAFHHLSAVLLQDEAIEEIDTDVLVLGEARADTDLVQALAGRIPGMRGIFAGRLRNAHQVESLVANLISVNRRYKAHAGLRTTDV; from the coding sequence ATGACTACGAATGACAGCGGCAGCGCGCCCAAGCCCCCCGCCAAGGACCCCTGGGACCTTCCCGACGTATCCGGGCTGACCGTCGGCGTGCTCGGCGGCACCGGCCCGCAGGGCCGCGGTCTCGCCTACCGGCTCGCGCGCGCCGGGCAGAAGGTGATCATCGGCTCCCGCGCCGCCGACCGCGCCCGGACCGCCGCCGCCGAGCTGGGCCTCGGCGTCGAGGGCGCCGACAACGCCGAGTGCGCCCGCCGCAGCGACGTCGTGATCGTCGCCGTGCCGTGGGACGGCCACGCCAAGACCCTGGAGTCGCTGCGCGACGAGCTCGCCGGGAAGCTCGTCATCGACTGTGTCAACCCGCTCGGCTTCGACAAGCAGGGCGCGTACGCCCTGAAGCCCGAGGAGGGCAGCGCCGCCGAGCAGGCCGCCGCCCTGCTGCCCGAGTCCCGGGTCACCGCGGCCTTCCACCACCTCTCGGCGGTGCTGCTCCAGGACGAGGCGATCGAGGAGATCGACACGGATGTGCTGGTGCTGGGCGAGGCCCGCGCCGACACCGATCTCGTGCAGGCGCTCGCCGGCCGGATCCCCGGCATGCGCGGCATCTTCGCGGGCCGGCTGCGCAACGCCCACCAGGTCGAGTCGCTGGTCGCCAACCTGATCTCGGTCAACCGCCGCTACAAGGCGCACGCCGGGCTGCGCACCACGGACGTCTGA
- a CDS encoding site-2 protease family protein: MTTAVARSDRRISPIFLGIAAVMAVSGWAVWTDFAEPPGLAIFLFVTAAWVVSLCLHEYAHARTALHSGDISIGAKGYLTLNPLKYTHALLSIVLPVLFVILGGIGLPGGAVFIERGRISGRWKHSLISAAGPLTNVLFAVVCTAPFWLHALDGVPLGFRYALAFLALLQVTASILNFLPVPGLDGYGVIEPWLSHRIRRQVEPFAVFGLFAVFGLLWIPEVNTVFFDAIHGLLQSLGVSEFDTYCGFDAYQFWQQSNPSCVAG, encoded by the coding sequence ATGACCACCGCAGTTGCCCGCAGCGACCGGCGGATCAGTCCCATCTTCCTCGGGATCGCCGCCGTCATGGCGGTCTCCGGCTGGGCGGTGTGGACGGACTTCGCCGAGCCGCCGGGGCTTGCGATCTTCCTCTTCGTCACGGCGGCCTGGGTCGTCTCGCTCTGTCTGCACGAGTACGCGCACGCGCGCACCGCACTGCACAGCGGGGACATCTCGATCGGGGCGAAGGGCTATCTGACGCTGAACCCCCTCAAATACACCCATGCGCTGCTGAGCATCGTGCTGCCGGTGCTGTTCGTGATCCTGGGCGGTATCGGGCTGCCCGGTGGCGCGGTCTTCATCGAGCGGGGCCGGATCAGCGGCCGCTGGAAGCACAGCCTGATCTCGGCGGCTGGCCCCCTGACGAACGTACTGTTCGCGGTCGTCTGCACGGCGCCGTTCTGGCTGCACGCGCTGGACGGTGTCCCGTTGGGGTTCCGGTACGCGCTGGCGTTCCTGGCGCTGCTCCAGGTCACCGCGTCGATCCTGAACTTCCTACCGGTCCCGGGGCTGGACGGGTACGGGGTGATCGAGCCATGGCTGTCGCACCGGATCCGCCGCCAGGTCGAGCCGTTCGCCGTGTTCGGCCTGTTCGCGGTGTTCGGGCTGTTGTGGATCCCCGAGGTGAACACCGTCTTCTTCGATGCGATCCACGGCCTGTTGCAGTCGCTGGGCGTCAGCGAGTTCGACACGTACTGCGGCTTCGACGCCTACCAGTTCTGGCAGCAGTCGAATCCGTCCTGCGTCGCCGGTTAG
- a CDS encoding AfsR/SARP family transcriptional regulator, which translates to MRYSILGTTQALHDDGTTVAIGGARLRALLTVLALSPGRVVPAAVLVDEVWDGEPPADAVGALQALVGRLRRVLGHEAIASAESGYRLAADPDAVDLHRFDRLTGEGVRALDAGDPAEAVTVLDDALALWRGPVLADLPDRGAVAARWTARRLDARRTRLAAALALGRADEVLPELVALCADHPIDEPLQALRLRALRDAGRTAQALAAYEEVRTVLADRLGTDPGPELRSLHAELLRQEPARAPSNRAAGQGRAPAPGRTSGLDRTPGLRPAAAPHHAPAPNRSPLADPTAVPNRAPWPARTPAPAAAPAHDGPPAPYAPAAHHGNLRARLTSFVGREADIEALRDDLAQARLVTLLGPGGAGKTRLSQEAAESAGLSWPDGVWLAELAPVDDPEAVPEAVLTALGARETVLRGAGAEELRAAERGAGDPLVRLTEHCSRRRMLLLLDNCEHVIAAAAALADHLLVHCPDLTVLATSREPLGVPGEFVRPVDPLPDPMALRLLADRGAAAKPGFRIDTDDETAAAAAEICRRLDGLPLAIELAAARLRMLSPRQIADRLDDRFRLLTSGSRTVLPRQQTLRAVVDWSWDLLDAPERAVLRRLSVFAGGCTLAAAEAVCADRPQDAREVAGVLGSLVDKSLVVAAPADGGEMRYRLLETVGEYAAERLDESGERANVEQRHLVYFRELARTTDPLLRGAGQRAAIDLLQREYENLRTALRHAVAARDEQEVVCLVLSLAWYWQMRDLRADALHWADAAAALGPDPFAPPARPAPSIRERCTDAPPPMGPELLQEARRGIALIQLVSMDHALDEWTSEKSMERLRVIASTYRAGQPQTCRAPASLWFFAVMLTGGVEDLRELLNETVRASRELGYEWELAAALQMRANVLANRPDWSGEARVDADESLKIFSRLGDDWGAAESLSSRGEANERRGDYTRAADDYQAAIGYAERLGAQSQVAVLRTRYASVLAELGRSAEGEAILREVLAEGRAAGHEAMPFARLFLAMLLGSAGRLAEAREQYALLREEFRSETLAIFEGFVLGGEAWLDNQEGLYADALARSLQGLERSGDPLSQMVAPQMSVINLVTLARALAGLGGERRAALAARLLGAGSGLLPNGHVPTTIERRNYAEAEAAARAVLGDAGYEAAYAEGDGLALDEAIALTEAFRE; encoded by the coding sequence GTGCGCTACAGCATCCTCGGCACCACGCAGGCACTCCACGACGACGGCACGACCGTCGCCATCGGTGGGGCGCGGCTGCGCGCCCTGCTGACCGTTCTCGCGCTGAGCCCCGGCCGTGTGGTCCCGGCCGCGGTGCTCGTCGACGAGGTGTGGGACGGCGAGCCGCCCGCCGACGCGGTGGGTGCCCTGCAGGCGCTCGTCGGCCGGCTCCGGCGGGTTCTCGGCCATGAGGCCATCGCCTCCGCCGAGAGCGGCTACCGGCTTGCCGCCGATCCCGACGCGGTCGACCTGCACCGCTTCGACCGGCTCACGGGGGAGGGGGTGCGGGCCCTGGACGCGGGCGATCCGGCCGAGGCCGTCACCGTCCTCGACGATGCGCTCGCCCTGTGGCGGGGCCCGGTCCTCGCCGATCTGCCCGACCGCGGCGCCGTCGCCGCCCGCTGGACGGCCCGCCGACTGGACGCCCGGCGCACCCGGCTCGCCGCGGCGCTGGCGCTGGGCCGCGCCGACGAGGTCCTGCCGGAACTGGTCGCGCTCTGCGCCGACCACCCGATAGACGAACCGCTCCAGGCGCTGCGCCTGCGGGCGCTGCGGGACGCCGGACGTACGGCGCAGGCATTGGCGGCGTACGAGGAGGTACGCACCGTACTCGCCGACCGCCTCGGCACGGACCCGGGCCCCGAACTGCGGTCTCTGCACGCGGAGTTGCTTCGCCAGGAACCGGCGCGGGCGCCGTCGAACCGAGCGGCCGGACAAGGCCGGGCGCCCGCGCCGGGCCGCACGTCCGGGCTCGATCGGACGCCCGGACTGCGTCCGGCCGCCGCGCCGCACCACGCGCCTGCGCCGAACCGGTCGCCGCTGGCGGACCCGACTGCCGTGCCGAACCGTGCCCCCTGGCCGGCCCGTACCCCCGCGCCCGCCGCTGCCCCCGCCCACGACGGCCCCCCCGCCCCGTACGCACCCGCCGCCCACCACGGCAACCTGCGCGCCAGGCTCACCAGCTTTGTCGGGCGCGAGGCCGATATCGAGGCGCTTCGGGACGACCTCGCGCAGGCCCGGCTCGTCACCCTTCTCGGGCCCGGGGGCGCGGGCAAGACCCGGCTCTCCCAGGAGGCCGCCGAGTCCGCCGGGCTCTCCTGGCCGGACGGCGTCTGGCTTGCCGAGCTCGCCCCTGTGGACGACCCCGAGGCCGTGCCCGAAGCGGTACTGACCGCGCTCGGCGCGCGCGAGACCGTGCTGCGCGGCGCCGGCGCCGAGGAGCTGCGGGCCGCCGAGCGGGGCGCCGGCGATCCGCTCGTCCGGCTCACCGAGCACTGCTCCCGGCGCCGGATGCTGCTCCTCCTCGACAACTGCGAGCACGTCATCGCGGCCGCCGCGGCGCTCGCCGACCATCTGCTCGTCCACTGCCCGGACCTCACCGTCCTGGCGACCAGCCGTGAACCCCTCGGCGTACCGGGCGAGTTCGTCCGCCCCGTCGACCCGCTGCCCGACCCGATGGCGCTGCGCCTGCTCGCCGACCGCGGTGCCGCCGCGAAGCCGGGCTTCCGGATCGACACGGACGACGAGACCGCGGCGGCCGCCGCCGAGATCTGCCGCCGGCTCGACGGGCTGCCGCTCGCCATCGAACTCGCCGCCGCCCGGCTGCGGATGCTCAGCCCGCGCCAGATCGCGGACCGGCTCGACGACCGGTTCCGCCTGCTGACCAGCGGCAGCCGTACCGTTCTGCCGCGCCAGCAGACCCTGCGTGCCGTTGTCGACTGGTCCTGGGACCTCCTCGACGCTCCCGAACGCGCCGTCCTGCGCCGCCTGTCCGTCTTCGCGGGTGGCTGCACGCTGGCCGCGGCCGAGGCGGTCTGCGCCGACCGGCCGCAGGACGCGCGCGAGGTCGCCGGGGTGCTCGGCTCGCTCGTCGACAAGTCCCTCGTCGTCGCCGCGCCCGCCGACGGCGGTGAAATGCGCTACCGGCTGCTGGAGACCGTCGGCGAGTACGCCGCCGAGCGGCTCGACGAGTCCGGGGAGCGGGCCAACGTCGAGCAGCGCCACCTGGTGTACTTCCGGGAGCTGGCCCGTACCACCGACCCCCTGCTGCGCGGCGCCGGGCAGCGGGCCGCCATCGACCTCCTTCAGCGGGAGTACGAGAATCTGCGCACCGCCCTGCGCCACGCCGTCGCCGCCCGCGACGAGCAGGAGGTGGTCTGCCTGGTGCTCTCGCTCGCCTGGTACTGGCAGATGCGCGATCTGCGCGCCGACGCCCTGCACTGGGCCGACGCGGCCGCCGCGCTGGGCCCGGACCCCTTCGCCCCGCCGGCCCGGCCCGCCCCCTCGATCCGGGAACGCTGCACCGACGCGCCGCCGCCGATGGGTCCGGAGCTGCTCCAGGAGGCGCGGCGCGGGATCGCACTGATCCAACTGGTCAGCATGGACCATGCGTTGGACGAGTGGACCAGCGAGAAGAGCATGGAGCGGCTGCGCGTCATCGCCTCTACCTACCGGGCGGGCCAGCCGCAGACCTGCCGTGCCCCGGCGTCGCTCTGGTTCTTCGCGGTCATGCTCACCGGGGGTGTCGAGGACCTGCGCGAACTGCTGAACGAGACGGTCCGTGCCTCCCGAGAGCTGGGCTACGAGTGGGAGCTCGCCGCAGCGCTCCAGATGCGCGCCAATGTGCTGGCCAACCGCCCCGACTGGTCCGGCGAGGCCCGCGTGGACGCCGACGAGAGCCTGAAGATCTTCAGTCGGCTCGGTGACGACTGGGGCGCCGCCGAGTCGCTCTCCTCCCGCGGGGAGGCCAACGAGCGGCGGGGCGATTACACCCGCGCGGCCGACGACTACCAGGCCGCCATCGGCTACGCCGAGCGGCTCGGTGCCCAGTCCCAGGTGGCGGTGCTCCGTACCCGGTACGCCTCCGTGCTCGCCGAACTGGGCCGCAGCGCTGAGGGCGAGGCGATCCTGCGCGAGGTGCTCGCCGAGGGGCGGGCGGCGGGACACGAGGCGATGCCCTTCGCGCGTCTCTTCCTCGCCATGCTTCTGGGCAGCGCCGGCCGCCTCGCCGAGGCGCGCGAACAGTACGCCCTGCTGCGCGAGGAGTTCAGATCCGAGACCCTGGCGATCTTCGAAGGGTTCGTGCTGGGCGGGGAGGCCTGGCTGGACAACCAGGAGGGGCTGTACGCCGACGCCCTGGCCCGGAGCCTGCAGGGGCTGGAGCGGTCCGGGGACCCACTGTCGCAGATGGTGGCGCCCCAGATGTCCGTCATCAACCTCGTCACCCTCGCGCGGGCCCTGGCCGGGCTCGGCGGCGAGCGCCGGGCGGCCCTCGCTGCCCGGCTGCTGGGCGCGGGCAGTGGTCTGCTGCCGAACGGCCACGTGCCGACGACGATAGAGCGGAGGAACTACGCCGAGGCGGAGGCGGCGGCCCGCGCCGTTCTCGGCGACGCCGGTTACGAGGCCGCGTACGCCGAAGGCGATGGCCTCGCACTGGATGAGGCCATCGCCTTGACGGAGGCGTTCCGGGAATGA
- a CDS encoding ABC transporter permease, which produces MSTATLTPDAPTGSAPAKVLHDEGRIGLRSNLRHIGALVRRNLLQIKQDPESMFDALLMPVVFTLLFVYVFGGSVGASLGGDRQTYINYVIPGLMAMMGMNIAMAVGTGVNDDFRKGVMDRFRTMPIARSSVLIAKIVVELGRMMVATVILLGMGFLIGMQLKTSVFGLLAAVGLSAAFGVAIMWIFMLLGLSLKTPQAVQGMGFLVMMPLQFGSSIFAPPTTMPGWLRSFTDYNPLSNLADAARGLMLGGPVAHSVWLTLGWAAAITLVTAPLAVSKFRKKT; this is translated from the coding sequence ATGAGCACGGCGACTCTGACCCCCGACGCTCCGACCGGCTCCGCCCCGGCGAAGGTCCTCCACGACGAGGGCCGGATCGGGCTGCGCAGCAATCTGCGGCACATCGGCGCGCTGGTGCGGCGCAATCTGCTCCAGATCAAGCAGGACCCGGAGTCGATGTTCGACGCGCTCCTGATGCCGGTCGTCTTCACGCTGCTGTTCGTGTACGTCTTCGGCGGCTCCGTCGGCGCGAGCCTGGGCGGGGACCGGCAGACGTACATCAACTACGTGATCCCCGGGCTGATGGCGATGATGGGCATGAACATCGCCATGGCGGTCGGCACCGGTGTCAATGACGACTTCCGCAAGGGCGTCATGGACCGGTTCCGGACGATGCCGATCGCCCGTTCCTCGGTCCTCATCGCGAAGATCGTGGTCGAGCTCGGCCGGATGATGGTCGCCACGGTGATCCTGCTGGGCATGGGCTTCCTGATCGGCATGCAGCTCAAGACCTCGGTGTTCGGTCTGCTCGCGGCCGTCGGTCTCTCGGCGGCGTTCGGCGTCGCCATCATGTGGATCTTCATGCTGCTGGGGCTGTCCCTGAAGACGCCCCAGGCAGTTCAGGGAATGGGGTTCCTGGTGATGATGCCCCTGCAGTTCGGTTCCTCGATCTTCGCGCCGCCGACGACGATGCCCGGCTGGCTCCGGTCGTTCACGGACTACAACCCGCTGTCCAATCTCGCGGACGCGGCGCGTGGGCTGATGCTCGGCGGTCCGGTGGCGCACTCGGTGTGGCTGACGCTCGGCTGGGCCGCGGCCATCACCCTGGTGACGGCGCCGCTCGCGGTCTCCAAGTTCCGCAAGAAGACCTGA
- a CDS encoding ATP-binding cassette domain-containing protein, translating to MVGMTRIDKNPRTGGNAVEVRGLVKHYGETKALDGVDLDVREGTVLGVLGPNGAGKTTLVRCLSTLVVPDAGHATVAGYDVVKQPRQLRRIIGLTGQYASVDEKLSGWENLYMIGRLLDLPRKTARTRADELLERFSLTEAAKRPAMNYSGGMRRRLDLAASMIGSPAVLYLDEPTTGLDPRTRNEVWDEVQRMVAEGATVLLTTQYMEEAEQLAKELTVIDKGRIIANGAVDELKAKVGGRTLQIRPTDPAQLPAMVQALAEAGLDGIAGSQAVPDEGMLYVPILSDDQLTAVIGLFAARGLSIAHIATALPSLDEVFLAITGEKTSPSVTDTIPEEVAA from the coding sequence ATGGTGGGCATGACGCGAATCGACAAGAACCCCAGGACCGGCGGCAACGCCGTCGAGGTGCGGGGGCTGGTCAAGCACTACGGCGAGACCAAGGCACTGGACGGCGTGGACCTCGACGTGCGCGAGGGCACCGTCCTCGGTGTGCTCGGCCCCAACGGCGCCGGCAAGACCACCCTCGTACGCTGCCTCTCCACCCTCGTCGTGCCGGACGCCGGCCACGCCACCGTCGCGGGCTACGACGTGGTGAAGCAGCCCCGGCAGCTGCGCCGCATCATCGGCCTGACCGGCCAGTACGCCTCGGTCGACGAGAAGCTCTCCGGCTGGGAGAACCTCTACATGATCGGGCGCCTCCTCGATCTGCCCCGCAAGACCGCGCGGACCCGCGCCGACGAGCTGCTGGAGCGGTTCTCGCTCACCGAAGCCGCCAAGCGGCCCGCGATGAACTACTCCGGCGGCATGCGGCGCCGTCTCGACCTGGCCGCCTCGATGATCGGCAGCCCGGCCGTGCTGTACCTGGACGAGCCGACGACGGGGCTCGACCCCCGGACCCGCAACGAGGTCTGGGACGAGGTGCAGCGGATGGTCGCGGAGGGGGCGACCGTGCTGCTCACCACCCAGTACATGGAAGAGGCCGAGCAGCTCGCCAAGGAGCTCACCGTCATCGACAAGGGCCGGATCATCGCCAACGGCGCGGTCGACGAGCTCAAGGCGAAGGTCGGCGGCCGCACCCTGCAGATCCGGCCCACGGACCCGGCCCAGCTGCCCGCCATGGTCCAGGCGCTCGCGGAGGCCGGTCTCGACGGGATCGCCGGTTCGCAGGCCGTCCCGGACGAGGGAATGCTGTACGTACCGATCCTCAGCGACGACCAACTGACCGCTGTCATCGGCCTGTTCGCTGCCCGGGGTCTCTCCATCGCGCACATCGCCACCGCGCTGCCCAGCCTGGACGAGGTGTTCCTCGCCATCACCGGTGAGAAGACCTCACCGTCCGTGACCGACACGATCCCCGAGGAGGTCGCGGCATGA
- the panB gene encoding 3-methyl-2-oxobutanoate hydroxymethyltransferase, producing MTLQAAQNQPATPAGAPTDSSKALYGGKSTRRITVHDIAAATERGEKWPMLTAYDAMTASVFDEAGIPVMLVGDSMGNCHLGYETTVPVTMDEIAILSAAVVRGTKRALIVGDLPFGAYQEGPVQALRNATRLVKEAGVGAVKLEGGERSLAQTDLLVSAGIPVMSHLGLTPQSVNTMGYRVQGRSDEAAHRLIRDAKAAQDAGAFAVVLELVPAEVAAEITRSLQIPTVGIGAGPDTDAQVLVYTDMVGLTGGKVPRFTKQYANMRKVLGDAAKEFADEVVGGTFPAPEHTFH from the coding sequence ATGACGCTTCAGGCTGCGCAGAACCAGCCCGCAACCCCCGCAGGGGCCCCCACCGACAGCAGCAAGGCGCTGTACGGAGGCAAGAGCACCCGCCGCATCACCGTCCATGACATCGCCGCCGCCACCGAGCGTGGCGAGAAGTGGCCCATGCTGACCGCCTACGACGCGATGACCGCATCCGTCTTCGACGAGGCCGGCATCCCGGTCATGCTCGTCGGCGACTCCATGGGCAACTGTCATCTCGGCTACGAGACCACCGTGCCCGTCACGATGGACGAGATCGCCATCCTCTCCGCCGCGGTCGTACGGGGCACCAAGCGCGCCCTCATCGTCGGCGACCTGCCCTTCGGGGCGTACCAGGAAGGGCCCGTCCAGGCCCTGCGCAACGCCACCCGGCTGGTCAAGGAGGCCGGCGTGGGTGCGGTGAAGCTGGAGGGCGGCGAGCGTTCGCTCGCGCAGACCGACCTGCTGGTGTCGGCCGGCATCCCGGTCATGTCGCACCTCGGGCTGACCCCGCAGTCCGTGAACACCATGGGCTACCGGGTGCAGGGCCGCAGCGACGAGGCGGCGCACCGACTGATCCGGGACGCCAAGGCGGCACAGGACGCGGGGGCGTTCGCCGTCGTCCTGGAGCTCGTACCGGCCGAGGTGGCCGCCGAGATCACCCGCAGTCTGCAGATCCCGACCGTCGGCATCGGCGCCGGTCCGGACACCGACGCCCAGGTGCTGGTCTACACCGACATGGTCGGGCTGACCGGCGGCAAGGTGCCGCGCTTCACCAAGCAGTACGCGAACATGCGCAAGGTCCTCGGCGACGCGGCGAAGGAGTTCGCGGACGAGGTCGTCGGCGGCACGTTCCCGGCGCCGGAACACACCTTCCACTAG